A DNA window from Plasmodium brasilianum strain Bolivian I chromosome 12, whole genome shotgun sequence contains the following coding sequences:
- a CDS encoding hypothetical protein (conserved Plasmodium protein) has translation MQKSFLPSHIAVFSKLRRDIFSSFNRNDIFDQNIIDLNIVRDQISYIDNDNNKRNKNDSNGKNTERLSHDIEGYKDKILDDRNEGVNIIPYNLIKVNYFYGVNLNVDIFILKSSNIVFFLQNVINIYNPLIKSLRTVFTKHNYVITCSYLFKESLVVVLYSPSGYSCIQIYCIEKQTLTEEISLKDYDYYEKVYVQKENNYFLLITNKSILKVLDSEKKDFIFSIYLQLEYSNILQSKHRHKSKRNNNSNNNSNGNGSSNDNHNSNRNNNGLKIKEKSLELDEKFHINCFCVYKKYIFIGTSNGCIFLWEELIEKKEIQNENYEEHDHKDISYIHYYDNYITTKEGDSLKLWECKFNLENIGQCSKLTIKLEKEIRISININKIISHDSFFLIVDKKNSTIYTSKKNKYDDIGIFYNDHNSKINSIFSFENSIYSFGSNGKIYDYEKDEKQKERNVCLYKFKNCITCLCYLYTDNNFLFFCIGFNNGVIKVVKIKNLYLDIIYCLKTSNNKIIKIEKSKECEYICVISEEEPYIFFLHKFFNEFKPIGYLKITEFPIKNCAYLAFSDSFYLLGEHNYLFRINVQRLKQKCGIDKVQEDSQNYIRQKDEKNEDLGVANKIKGLTDDGISGGTENDIIDGMEGGLEEEAGEVLAGGIENAIAKGTPGCTTRRIPSNHMQEAKKENDDNAYDVHVEYEIIKIQFNKCSYDTSSNYFRNDNKKKDTNGYNFSSFNKEDNNSTHKENDSDENEFKMNSSSSDLSEYSYNKMSFYRDKIRFTKYMDSELEIQRNNDDKNTVFENKEKKRNLQKYIEILFNKTVLSKVDIEKREHPFSLSINMERGKRKKEEKEEEEEEKKNKMDKKGKIDKKRKKDKKGQAGQMDQMDKYVQNYENGKEYEIHIRCLEKMEENKGFFLTTEGAKNNCIFFLNLNKKGYQKYNNVINMNPKIIFRFSRTQILPKQFIHTMIVNEDNHLLFCLSNNNKIYIFSTKHFFMYYCIIIPVYEKVRNIFVNKHCKEQYIFVCLYNKYIKLNFVFSFFHLFNITRRYHLNVRKYLQLFSDIQNREDNFMDHNLLATMFMEDIHDYIIEEMLKKKKKKCNLIPFTFEQVNDDITFLIQLFQKEKEINQDENKNKEKEKNDIMDIWNFIQKNNKDEKEEIEEKKKKLTSYIDFSYNVYQNLINKIREIKNFFEHNQKMYDDRIRYLSNTFLRLQFSTHPLSTLGYNNNNTVEAKCIKTYLKNNKYKEFKKKKKKNIVQIKERKKALELTAEVNAYIDKFKKLRQKNQKLKIINNEEKIEEICFKKKIIKMYENILSQMDKMNEQDQENISPQRISSITDIIREYEESKRKLLNQINYIKKTFNEDFNSLKTRIAMKLVHLTDEILFLRDTLKKGSIQNEVHHERQHNGDDVRKRNEEGAKVKIKGAAINNEKRIDHMDGKGENQSEELYEGVYYQQDEDKIKKYENIVEKFTILCFKKEKNTNISKISNINFNHEFFEKKYKSYDKEDIEYYIGRVIKRYDKEIHLLNIKRIEAIRIIKYITLKIISIDEKNNILAELRKKELKLRKQKKIYTKEMKIIAKQVNKYVNEMQLLGQELESHNDNREKIFDKLKQIIGENSLCYNMLVKSLKKKQDEASNESDKSSEEDGEDNSVIDIYNKEEIDRIKEENTIILNNINRIKKSIDNKKNEQRRLTIKKKSIEKEVEIINEEISIIEDDKKKSISEVKFYITLQLSKLRNIDYLYDKKKYRLNSASNCTILSREQYKDIMKKIEYITKEKEKFLFIYKSLKKENNELENVNNKLFKTVTDKKNALKNKLKKHDLSFDFNDLEKKYQEKKKKGILEEIKNKEVESNRRINIMNKELNEKTCLLNDARKENTALLLKISEFIHILKGLKNEES, from the exons atgCAAAAATCCTTCCTTCCTAGCCATATAGCTGTATTCAGCAAACTTCGGAGAGATATTTTTTCCAGTTTTAAtagaaatgatatatttgACCAGAATATCATTGACCTAAATATTGTGCGTGATCAGATAAGTTATATTgacaatgataataataaaaggaataagAATGATAGCAATGGTAAGAATACAGAAAGGCTATCACATGATATAGAGGgatataaagataaaattttgGATGATCGTAATGAAGGTGTTAATATAATACCGTATAATTTgataaaagtaaattatttctatggagttaatttaaatgtcgacatttttattttgaaaagttCAAATATTgtcttttttcttcaaaaCGTTATCAATATATACAATCCTCTAATTAAAAGCTTAAGGACTGTATTCACAAAACATAATTATGTTATTACATGCTCCTATTTGTTTAAGGAGTCCCTAGTAGTTGTTTTGTACAGCCCCTCAGGATATTCAT gtatacaaatatactgTATAGAAAAACAAACACTAACAGAAGAAATATCACTTAAGGACTATGATTACTATGAAAAAGTTTATGTACAAAAGGAAAACAATTATTTTCTACTGATAACAAACAAAAGTATTTTAAAAGTCCTCGATTCAGAGAAAAAGGATTTCATCTTCAGCATATACCTACAACTGGAGTATAGCAATATTTTGCA aagTAAACATAGACATAAAAGTAAAAGGAATAACAATAGCAATAACAACAGTAACGGTAATGGTAGCAGTAACGATAACCATAACAGTAAcagaaataataatg GTTTaaagataaaagaaaagagctTAGAATTAGATGAAAAGTTTCACATTAATTGCTTCTgcgtatataaaaaatatatttttattggtACTTCAAATGGATGCATTTTTTTGTGGGAG GAATTGattgaaaagaaagaaattcaaaatgaaaattacgAAGAGCATGATCATAAAGATATTAGTTACATACATTACTACgataattatataactaCAAAAGAAGGGGACTCCCTGAAAct GTGGGAGTGCAAATTTAACCTGGAGAATATTGGACAGTGCAGTAAACTTACGATAAAActggaaaaagaaattaggATTAgcataaatattaacaaaataatttcacACGATAGCTTTTTCTTAATTgtggataaaaaaaatagcaccATTTATacatctaaaaaaaataaatatgatgaTATAGGTATATTTTACAACGATCATAACAGCAAGATTAatagtattttttcttttgaaaatagtatatatagTTTTGGTTCTAACGGGAAAATCTACGATTATGAAAAggatgaaaaacaaaaagaaagaaatgtgtgcttatataaatttaaaaattgtattacTTGTTTATGCTATTTATATActgataataattttttatttttttgtattggTTTTAACAATGGCGTAATAAAAGTAgtcaaaataaagaatttgtATTTAGACATAATATATTGCTTAAAGactagtaataataaaattataaaaatagaaaaaagcaAAGAATGTGAATACATATGTGTTATATCGGAAGAAGAAccctacattttttttttacataaattttttaatgaatttaaaCCCATAGGGTACTTAAAAATTACAGAATTTCCTATTAAAAATTGCGCCTATTTAGCATTCTCGGACTCCTTCTACCTACTGGGGGAGCACAATTACTTATTTAGAATCAACGTACAGAGGTTGAAACAAAAGTGCGGAATTGATAAAGTACAGGAGGATAGTCAAAATTATATCAGACAGAAGGacgaaaaaaatgaagatttGGGTGTAgcgaacaaaataaaaggttTGACGGACGATGGTATTTCTGGAGGAACTGAGAACGATATTATAGATGGAATGGAGGGAGGCCTTGAAGAGGAAGCAGGAGAAGTCCTTGCGGGAGGTATAGAGAACGCCATAGCGAAGGGTACCCCTGGGTGCACTACTAGGAGAATACCATCAAACCACATGCAGGAGgcgaaaaaagaaaatgacgATAATGCATATGACGTACATGTAgaatatgaaattattaaaatacaattCAATAAATGTAGTTATGATACTAGTAGTAATTACTTTAggaatgataataaaaagaaagacaCGAACGGATacaatttttcttcttttaataaagaGGATAATAATAGTACCCATAAAGAAAACGACAGTGATGAGAATGAGTTTAAAATGAATAGCTCCTCAAGTGATCTGTCCGAATATTCATACAATAAAATGAGTTTTTATAGAGACAAGATTAggtttacaaaatatatggatTCCGAATTAGAGATTCAaagaaataatgatgataagaATACCGTTTTTgagaataaagaaaagaaaaggaacctacaaaaatacattgaaattctttttaataagaCTGTATTGAGTAAAGTGGACATAGAAAAAAGGGAACATCCATTTTCCTTGAGTATAAATATGGAAAGAGGTAAAAGAAagaaggaagaaaaagaagaggaagaagaagagaaaaagaataaaatggacaaaaagggaaaaatagacaaaaagagaaaaaaggacaaaaagGGCCAAGCTGGTCAAATGGACCAAATGGATAAATATGttcaaaattatgaaaatggaaaagaatACGAAATACACATACGATGtttagaaaaaatggaagaaaatAAAGGCTTCTTCTTAACCACGGAAGGTGCAAAAAATaactgcattttttttttaaacctgaataaaaaaggatatcAAAAGTATAACAATGTAATTAATATGAAtccaaaaataatttttagatTTAGTAGAACCCAAATTCTGCCAAAACAGTTTATACATACCATGATAGTAAATGAAGATAACCATTTATTATTCTGCTTAAGTAACAAcaataagatatatattttttctacaaaacatttttttatgtactaTTGTATTATAATCCCTGTTTACGAAAAAGTGAGAAATATCTTCGTAAATAAACATTGTAAGGAGcagtatatatttgtatgcttatataacaagtatataaaattaaattttgtcttttccttttttcatctATTTAATATCACTAGAAGGTATCATTTAAATGTTCGGAAATACCTACAACTGTTTAGCGATATACAAAATAGAGAAGATAATTTTATGGATCACAACTTGTTGGCTACAATGTTTATGGAAGATATTCATGATTACATAATAGAAGaaatgctaaaaaaaaaaaaaaaaaaatgtaaccTTATTCCTTTCACATTTGAACAGGTTAACGATGATATAACATTCCTTATACAATTATTTCAAAAggagaaagaaataaatcaagatgaaaacaaaaacaaagaaaaggaaaaaaatgatattatgGATATTTGGAAtttcatacaaaaaaataacaaagacgaaaaggaagaaatcgaggaaaaaaaaaaaaaattaacctCCT ACATTGATTTCTCTTATAATGTGTACCAAAATCTGATAAACAAAATACGTGAAATTAAAAACTTCTTTGAACACAACCAAAAAATGTATGATGACAGGATAAGATATCTTTCAAACACATTTTTAAGATTACAGTTTTCAACACACCCATTAAGTACCTTaggttataataataacaataccGTTGAAGCCAAAtgtataaaaacatatttaaaaaataataaatataaagaatttaaaaaaaaaaaaaaaaaaaatatagtacaaATAAAAGAGCGCAAGAAGGCCCTCGAACTTACAGCAGAAGTTAATGCGTATATAGACAAATTCAAAAAACTGAGACAGAAAAATCAAAAGCTGAAGATAATAAacaatgaagaaaaaatcgAAGAAAtttgctttaaaaaaaaaattattaaaatgtatgaaAACATACTCTCCCAGATGGACAAAATGAATGAACAGGATCAGGAAAATATATCTCCTCAGAGGATATCAAGCATCAC TGATATTATCCGCGAATATGAAGAAAGCAAAAGGAAGCTATTaaatcaaataaattatatcaagAAAACTTTCAACGAGGATTTTAACTCATTGAAAACTCGCATAGCGATG AAACTTGTGCATCTAACAGATGAGATATTGTTCCTAAGGGATACTCTAAAAAAGGGAAGTATACAAAATGAAGTACACCATGAAAGACAACACAATGGAGATGACGTTAGGAAGAGAAATGAAGAAGGGGcaaaagttaaaattaaaGGTGCAGcgataaataatgaaaaaagaatagatCATATGGATGGAAAAGGAGAAAATCAGAGTGAGGAATTGTATGAAGGTGTTTATTATCAGCAGGATGaggataaaataaagaaatacgAAAATATTGTagaaaaatttacaattttgtgctttaagaaggaaaaaaatactaaCATATCAAAGATAtctaatattaattttaatcatgaattttttgaaaagaaatataagaGTTATGATAAAGAAGACATAGAATATTACATAGGAAGagtaataaaaagatatgacaaagaaatacatttattaaatattaaaagaattgaAGCCattagaataataaaatatatcacatTGAAGATAATTTCAATTgatgaaaagaataatatattagcagaattaagaaaaaaagaattaaaattaagaaagcaaaaaaaaatatatacaaaagaaatgaaaatcaTTGCAAAACAGGTTAATAAGTATGTTAATGAAATGCAGTTACTAGGGCAGGAACTGGAGAGtcataat GATAACAGAGAGAAGATATTTGATAAATTGAAACAAATAATAGGTGAAAACAGCTTATGTTACAACATGTTAGTAAAAagtctaaaaaaaaaacaggaTGAAGCATCAAATGAAAGTGATAAATCGAGTGAAGAAGATGGGGAGGATAACTCAGTTATTGATATATACAATAAGGAAGAAATAGATagaataaaagaagaaaatacaattattttaaataatataaatagaattaaaaaaagtatagataataaaaagaatgaacAAAGAAGattaacaattaaaaaaaagagtatagaaaaagaagtagaaataataaatgaagaaatatcTATAATAGAAgatgataaaaagaaaagtatatcagaagtaaaattttatattactttacAACTTTCAAAATTACGAAATATTGATTAtctttatgataaaaaaaaatatcgtCTAAATTCAGCTAGTAATTGTACTATCCTTAGTAGAGAGCAGTACAAagatattatgaaaaagatcgaatatattactaaagagaaagagaaatttctttttatatataagagtttaaaaaaagaaaacaatgAATTAGAAAATGTTAATAACAAACTGTTCAAAACGGTtactgataaaaaaaatgccttaaaaaataaactaaaaaaacaTGACTTGTCATTTGATTTTAATGACTTagagaaaaaatatcaagaaaaaaaaaaaaagggaattttggaagaaataaaaaataaagaagttgAAAGCAATAGACGGATAAATATCATGAATAAggaattaaatgaaaaaacttgTCTTTTAAACGATGCCCGAAAAGAAAATACTGCTCTACTGTTAAAAATTAGCGAGTTTATACATATCCTCAAGGGACtcaaaaatgaagaaagtTAA